In Toxoplasma gondii ME49 chromosome VIII, whole genome shotgun sequence, a single genomic region encodes these proteins:
- a CDS encoding transporter, major facilitator family protein (encoded by transcript TGME49_233540~Predicted trans-membrane domain (TMHMM2.0):48-71:125-145:156-179:183-206:212-235:348-371:390-413:416-436:442-462:476-499:511-534): MEPRAPPRLSVSSPRRESGATVPSHSPSTLLSCASSETATEKRRRWTGVLSVFGGVLVHVCLGTVYTWGTLAVYVVSYMRLLQIQSLQATSDASTLLERTSEEDGSSLSVFAFASAPSLVRLSDSAWVLASQFAGMTLGMPLGGIAQKTLGPCRTVILGGALMSLAVGMAPVLLHSYALFVTVFGVIQGVGLGLAYTAPLLCGLAWFPEKKGIVSGAITAGFGTGALLFSPLQAAFLNPLSIAPSQAPYASHPAELYYDVSDSDQLEILLRVPRLFRLLAVCYLLLVSAGAALLRVPAASPGVRTPGASACVFDEEAALVKSLEREEVRDETREEARATVSVRTALGSWTFWSLWTLFFLNGLAICFTASFWRLLAVDRNTRAYILTETQLALVGAAASACNAVGRLAWGHLADKRGFQTSLMGLSALWSLLLFFLPNAAPKGGLCYALAVSGSFFCLGGNFSVFPSAVASVFGPDAIGHLYGFIFGSQLASSLGFAYLTQRVAQTIGTDGLSTLMGLCTALTAMSVFCLPALSPTPRKRHSFQKQS; the protein is encoded by the exons ATGGAGCCGCGCGCTCCTCCCCGactgtctgtctcgtcgcCCCGACGTGAGTCCGGGGCAACTGTGCCGTCTCACTCCCCGTCAACGCTTCTGTCTTGTGCGAGTTCCGAGACTGCGactgagaagagacgcaggtgGACCGGCGTCCTCTCCGTGTTTGGAGGCGTCCTCGTACACGTCTGTCTCGGCACCGTGTACACCTGGGGCACACTTGCGGTGTACGTGGTCAGTTACATGCGCCTTTTACAAATTCAGAGCCTCCAAGCTACAAGCGACGCGTCGACTCTGCTGGAACGAACCTCGGAGGAAgacggttcttctctctcggtcttcgccttcgcctctgctccCTCCCTCGTGCGTCTCAGCGACTCTGCGTGGGTCCTCGCGAGCCAGTTCGCCGGGATGACCCTTGGCATGCCGCTTGGTGGGATTGCTCAGAAAACTCTGGGGCCTTGTCG AACAGTTATTCTCGGAGGCGCGCTGATGAGTTTGGCTGTTGGCATGGCGCCCGTTTTACTGCATTCCTATGCGCTCTTCGTCACGGTCTTCGGGGTGATTCAAGGAGTGGGCCTCGGTCTCGCATACACCGCGCCGCTGCTCTGTGGACTCGCTTGGTTCCCCGAAAAAAAAG GAATTGTGAGTGGCGCAATCACGGCAGGATTTGGAACAGGCGCACTTTTGTTTTCGCCTTTACAAGCTGCATTTTTGAATCCTCTAAGCATCGCCCCCTCTCAGGCTCCGTACGCGTCTCACCCCGCAGAGCTGTACTACGACGTCTCTGACTCTGATCAACTTGAAATCCTTTTGCGAGTTCCGCGTCTCTTTCGActtctcgccgtctgctACCTCCTCCTCGTGTCCGCCGGTGCGGCGCTCCTTCGCGTACCCGCCGCTTCACCGGGTGTCCGTACACCCGGCGCGTCGGCTTGCGTCTTCGACGAGGAAGCCGCGTTAGTCAAGAGCCTAGAACGGGAAGAAGtgcgagacgaaacgcgagaagaagcgcgcgcGACTGTGTCTGTCAGGACGGCGCTCGGGTCTTGGACTTTCTGGAGTCTGTGgactctctttttcctgaaCGGCCTAGCAATTTGCTTCACCGCCTCCTTTTGGCGCCTCCTTGCGGTGGACCGAAACACACGAGCGTACATCCTCACTGAGACGCAACTCGCTCTCGTCGGCGCAGCAgccagcgcatgcaacgccgTCGGCAGGCTCGCCTGGGGACACCTCGCCGACAAACGAGGCTTCCAAACTTCTCTC ATGGGTCTTAGCGCGCTGTGGagtctcttgctcttcttcctcccgaACGCTGCACCGAAAGGAGGCTTGTGTTACGCGTTGGCGGTTTCGGGGAGtttcttttgtctcgggGGAAACTTCTCGGTTTTCCCTTCGGCGGTTGCCTCGGTCTTCGGTCCAGATGCGATCG gTCACCTCTACGGTTTTATCTTCGGCTCCCAgctcgcttcgtctctcggcttcgcttACCTCACTCAGCGAGTGGCGCA aACGATCGGCACAGACGGCCTGAGCACGCTCATGGGCCTCTGCACAGCACTAACCGCCATGtccgttttctgccttcctgcCCTTTCTCCGACACCCAGGAAACGACACTCTTTTCAGAAACAGTCATGA